The DNA sequence GCCTGAACTCGCGCATGATGATGGGGTAGGCCGGCAGATAGAGCAGCAGCATGACGAGGAGCTGCACCCAGAAGGTCTCGAGACCAGGCACCCCCGCCGCGGACGCCAGCGAAACCGCCAGGGACGCAAGAATCGCGAAGACGAACATCTTGAGGACCAGCCGCAGAACCTTGCCGAAGGTGAGGCGCCGCGCCGCCTCGAGCGCCCGCTGCTCAGCCCTTTTCTCTCGGTTGCGCTTCGACATGGCTCTATTGTACGGCTAGGTTTTCCTCGAGGGTGTTTTAGGAGGGCTCGAGCGCTTTGAAAGGTGGAGACGCCGGCACAAGCGGCTACAACTCGCCCTGTTTTTTGGCTGATGTGCTCGAGAAGCGTTTTCTATCGCCAAAGCTACTTTGACATGCTGCTCGCCACGCTCGTCCACGAGCCTCCCACCATCATCACCGAGAAGGATTCTTTCTCCGTCGCGGAAATCACGGCAGTGAATCCGTTTGGCGACTGAAAGGGCGCAAAGAGGTTCTCGAGCCCCACCTTTCGAGCCCCTGACACTTGCCAAAGGTCATCCCACATGACGACCTGGGCGTGAGCAGGTTGAGGAGCAAAAAGAAGCCTCGAGCCTAACCAGTTCGAGGAAAAGGGCCTTTCTCTGGCTTGTTGCGAAAGAACACCGCAAGCTGTCATAAGTGCTCCATCTAAGCCATTTTATGCCAAAGCTATTTTATGGCAAAGGTCACCCTTACATGACGAACTCGAGCGCGTCAAAGGCGGCGAGGACATCGAGATCACCCAAAACGGCGAGGTCGTAGCGGTGTGGCTCCATCCGTCCAAGCTCCGCTACCGCACCCTGGAAGCCATCATGGAAGCGGAGCGGCTTGCCGAAAGACTCCGCGAAGCTCGTAGCGCTCACTTTAAGCTCAAAGGCGGGTACACCCTGGAGGAAACGAAAGCGCCCATTCGCGAGATCAGAGAGGAACGTGACTACAATGTGTGGGACCGCGTGGAGGCTGAACTCGAGAAGGAAAAGCGCGCGAAGGCCGAGGATGCGCATAAGCTTTGACGCGGACGTTCTCAGGCACATCCGCGAGAGCGTTCAGACTTACATCTCAAGAAGCACTAGATGTGGTAAATTTCTTTATGGCCCACTCTTTTTCCGATTCCCACAAACACCAATATTCCCTACAAGTTGGCAACCGCGGGCGCATCGTCCTTCCAGCCGAGCTTCGCAAGCGCCTCGAGATTCAAGAGGGCGATCAACTCATTCTCACCCTAGAAACCGACGGCAGCTTACGGCTTACATCCGCGTGGGAGCTTGCCCACAAGGGCTTGGGACTCTTCGCTCATGTTGCGCCTGAAGTCAGCCTGGTTGATGACCTGATCGCCGAGCGCAAAGCCGAAGCGGCACGTGAATAGCGTTCTGGACGCCTCTGCTCTGCTTGCCCACCTAAAAGGAGAGAAGGGCGCCGAAGTGGTTGCAGAGGCCCTCAGCCAAGGGGCGGCCATGAGTGTGGTCAACCTGGCCGAAGTATTGTCCAAGCTGGCCGAGTGGGGCCAGCCACCCGAGGCAGCGCTCGAGCGCATGCAGCAAGCAGGGCTACTCCATACGCTCCTAAAACTCGAGCCTCTAAGCGAGAAAGACACGCTTCAGGTAGCGACATGGCGCCCGCTAACCAAAGCTCTTGGCTTATCTCTCGGGGACCGCTGTTGCCTGGCGCTGGCGCACCGCCTGGCACTGCCAGCACTCACCTCTGATAGGGATTGGCAACAGGCGAATGTGCCGGTGAATGTGAAGCTCATTCGCTAAGGGCCTGCCAAGCTTGAGCGCTACGTTATCTACCTGCTGCTCTAGCCGTCCTAATGGTGATACGGGATTAGAACCAAGCCAGCGACTAACCGTCCAGCGAAGCTCGAGCCCGCCTTGCTGCCCTGGACGAGAAAAAGGGTGAACAGATTTCGGCTCGAGGTCCAGCCACAATCAGTCAAGATATCAAGGAGCATCAGAACCCTGCCATCGTTGTAAAATGATGTTGTGCCAGCTATTTGCCGGTTTTATGGCGCCACTTCAAATATGGTGACCATGAGGCTGTCTACACCATCGAGACGCTCGAGCTGACACGGGGTGGCATTCCGCGTCGCGCTCAGGCGCTTGTGCTGGAGTGGGCGACCATGAACCGCGCCGCACTCATACGAAACTGGCAACTTGCGAGGGATGGGAAGCCGCTAGAGATGCTTGAGCCACTGGAGTAGGAGGAGGACTATGAAGCTAGTACGCACAACGTCGGTTGTACCGCTCGAGGGATTTAGGGTGCGCGTCATTTTTGACAGCGGCGAAGAGCGGGCGCTTGACCTTGAACACTACCTGCGTGGTCCCGTCTTTGCACCCATCCGTGAAAACCAGCAGCTCTTTCGTTCGGTTGCGCTCGAGCAGGGCGTGCTCACCTGGGACTGTGGAGACTATAAGGCCGACATCGATCCGGACGTGCTCTATTACGGCTTGACTCCAGCGTGGATGGAGGATGCAGAGCCCGCAGCTTCGTAGCTGGGCAAGAAGAGCACGAGGTGGTTATCCGATGAAGCTCGAGCCCCGGCCGCACAAGAAAAACCCCGAGCCCGTCCTCGCTGCATCAGACGAGGAAGAGGCCCAAGAAATGCTTTGGGAATCGCCGCTCTACTTAGCTATCGAAGCGGATCCTCTATTTCCGGACTTGTTCCACGGCTCATGCTATCAGCTTCCGGTAAGAATTAGGTAGGATGCTCGAGTCTTCCATGTCACAACAACAAGGAAAATCTCGCGTTTGTAGAGGCAAACCATGAGGTCCCGCCGGGATGATAGTGATTATGCCGGTCCTTAACCCGCGACAGCTTAACGAATCATCTGAACGTTAGGAGAGACTCGAGTCCAAACCTTATCAGAAGTCAGGGCAGGCAGCTTACGCGCTCGAGCCAAAGCCAAGCATGCCCTGTCGGCTAGCGACAGCCCCGCGCTCCTGGTGAGGGTCCATAGCTCGGCGGCTGCCTCGGCCTGCCGAGCATCGAAGTCCACAATCTGCAAGCCCAAAGCCTCGAGGTCCTGACGCAGCCCGGTGACGTTCGTGTTGTACGCCAAGGCTTTTTGAACGACCTCCGACCAGTTCACGCTTGACATGAGGGCGTGTGCAAGCTCCCCCCGAACACGCGCACCCCCATCCTCGTCATGCAGGTAAGCGAGCAGGGCCGAGGCGTCAAGGACGCAGCGTGATTCCGCTTCGCTAGCCCCGCCTGGGGCACTCACCCGTCAGCCTCACGGCGAGTCTCGTCGCGCCGCTCCGCAATCAGTTCATCCGCCAGGTTGACCGCTTTGGGTATATGAGCGAAGCGCTGGCGTAGCCGGCGCTCGAGGGCTTCTCGGCGCTCGAAGATAAGCTGTTCACCCTCGAGCCTGGCTACCAGGTCTTCCCCAACCTCGAGCTTTAGGGCGCGGCGCAGCGGGG is a window from the Deinococcota bacterium genome containing:
- a CDS encoding AbrB/MazE/SpoVT family DNA-binding domain-containing protein; the encoded protein is MVNFFMAHSFSDSHKHQYSLQVGNRGRIVLPAELRKRLEIQEGDQLILTLETDGSLRLTSAWELAHKGLGLFAHVAPEVSLVDDLIAERKAEAARE
- a CDS encoding type II toxin-antitoxin system VapC family toxin, which encodes MNSVLDASALLAHLKGEKGAEVVAEALSQGAAMSVVNLAEVLSKLAEWGQPPEAALERMQQAGLLHTLLKLEPLSEKDTLQVATWRPLTKALGLSLGDRCCLALAHRLALPALTSDRDWQQANVPVNVKLIR
- a CDS encoding DUF4160 domain-containing protein, with product MPVLWRHFKYGDHEAVYTIETLELTRGGIPRRAQALVLEWATMNRAALIRNWQLARDGKPLEMLEPLE
- a CDS encoding DUF2442 domain-containing protein gives rise to the protein MKLVRTTSVVPLEGFRVRVIFDSGEERALDLEHYLRGPVFAPIRENQQLFRSVALEQGVLTWDCGDYKADIDPDVLYYGLTPAWMEDAEPAAS
- a CDS encoding type II toxin-antitoxin system VapC family toxin; translation: MSAPGGASEAESRCVLDASALLAYLHDEDGGARVRGELAHALMSSVNWSEVVQKALAYNTNVTGLRQDLEALGLQIVDFDARQAEAAAELWTLTRSAGLSLADRACLALARARKLPALTSDKVWTRVSPNVQMIR
- a CDS encoding AbrB/MazE/SpoVT family DNA-binding domain-containing protein, producing MSHNKHPLQVRIGPHGRVVIPSPLRRALKLEVGEDLVARLEGEQLIFERREALERRLRQRFAHIPKAVNLADELIAERRDETRREADG